In Deltaproteobacteria bacterium, the genomic window GCCAGCACGCCCAACCCCCGGCCTTTAATCGCCTGAAATGCGTCCTCGTCGGAGAGACCATCCCCAAGGTAGGCCGATACGGCGTCAGCCCCGGCCTCGTCAAGCACCGTTCTGACGGCATTTCCCTTGTCGTGGCCCGGGGGCCTCAGTTCGATCCCACCGTAGAAATCGTTAAGGACCAGGCCCCTTCGCCGGGCAATACGAAACCACGCCTTTCTGGCATTTGCACTCATTTCATCGGATATGCCGACGGCCCCGGCAAAGTGGAGGGCCACACAGCCGGGTTTCCGTTCGCTTATCTCCCCTATCCCGGCATCTCTGGCCCACTCATCGGCCTCGATGAACCCCCTCATTTCCTCCTCCAGGATATCGCCGGTGGTCAGGTGCCCATTCGAAAGAAGCCGTTCCATACCATGACAGCCCCATATTTCAGGGAAGGGGTCAAGACCCAGAAGCCGGACCAGATCCATAATCCCGCGCCCGCTTATAATAACAAGGCGACAACGCCCACTGTCAATGATGGCGCCCAATTCCTCTCTGACGCCTTCATAGGGAAATGCCTTTCTTCTGTCGACGTCCAGGGGTGCCAGGGTCCCGTCATAATCCAGCATCAGGACCCGCTTGTCATGCTCTGCCGCCTCCAGGGCCTCCCATAGACTGTCTATTTGCTCGTGCCCCTCCCTGTTCAAACGGCTTCCTCCGGAAAATTACCACCCACCTCATTTTTTGGTTCATCCTGGAAATGAGTACCTGAAGGATGACCAGATTTTGTGAAAAGCTAACTTAACACAGGGTGCACAGAGTTTCACAGGGTAACACAGGGTTTATTCAAAACAAGTTAACGAGGTTTCGCGAAGTTTAAAACCAGGACCTTGTGGTTTTCAGACCTCCTCTGCCTGCCAAGCCGACTTGTCAGCCATAGCTTTAGCGACGGCTGAAGCTTTACGCAAAGGCTGGTTAAACCCTCCTTTAAAACCCTGCCTGTCCTGAGCTTGCCGAAGGGCGGTACAGCCTGCAAATCACGCCATCGGCGTGACCGTGGTAAATCAGCTCTTGACCTTTTCAGCTCCGCCCGGGATTGCCGCGCCTACGGTTTCACTCGGGCTCGCAATGACAGCAAAATAATAATAAAGGTACGCATTAACCGGATGAACCCATGTTTTAAACATACCATCCAATTTACTTTTGGGTGATTCTGGAAGTATTGGTCATTATTCAATAGCCGTCAAGATGTACCTGTGTACCTTTTTCGGCCCTTGCCCAAAAAAGGATGATTATGTATCTTTTCTCCGTACCATCACGATAACGCATATCAGCGATCAGCATTACTCATGGCGCTGTTTGCGAAAGGACAAATTGGAGGAAATGATGGCTAAGATAAAAACCAGGCAAGGTTTCGAAGATGAAATGCGGCACCGGATGGGAAACCAGATCATCACCAACGCCCTTAAGGGGGGCCTTATCGGCATCTGTGCTCCTGTAGGATGGCTGGCCATTGACATCCTCTTTTTCAGACCCCACGGATCCCCCCTGTCGGTGTATCTGGCGGATCAGATCGTGGGAGACATTCGCACCCTTTCCACCCTCCTTTACATGCTCCTCGGCACATCCCTGGCAATGGGGATATTCGGCGCCCTCATCGGGAAGAAAAATATGAAGCTGCTGAATGAAGAGAGAAAAATGTCCGACACCAACAAACTTTTCATCCAGAAGGAGGAACAGTTCGAGCAGCGGCTTTTCAACCTCCAGAACAGAATGCGGGGCATTACCAAGGTCAGCGCCTCTATCCAGCGCTCTGCGGATCTCAAAGCGGTTTTCCGCCTGTGTGCCGATGGAATTCACGATGTGCTGAACTTTGACAGGGTTAACATCTTCCTTGTGAACAAGAAGACCGGCATGCTCGAATGTCAGGAGACAAGGGGCAACCTGAACGAAGCTATCGCGGACATTCAGGTCCCCTTGAACGAGGCGGGTGGTATCCTTAATCTCACAATCAAGAATGACCGTCCATATGTCGTGAGGGGGTCGGAGGAGATGAAGCCCGAGTACATCCTTCAACACCCCTACGACCTCATAAAGGCGATCAGATCCGTATCTTTCATGCTCATTCCTTTTCACGACGGCGACGAACCGGTAGGTCTGTTCGCCGTTGACAACAAGTTCAAAAAAACGGCCATCCACGACGAGGAGGTTGACATCATCAGGGTTCTGGCGGATCAGACCTCGGTAGCCATCTCCAACATCAGGCTTATTCAGGGGATCAGACGTATGGATTACCTTATGAGCCAAGCGTTTAAAACCATAAAGGACAGGAGGGAGCGATACGCGCAGGAGACCCAGAAATTAGCCCTCGCCACCACCAGTTTCAGGAAATCCGCCGACACCATGACCATGGATGCGGAGGAGATGCTGACGGCCTCGGACCAGGAGATGAAAGTGGCCGAGGATTTCGACCGGGCTGGAGTTGAAGTGGCCGACCAGATGGATGACCTGACATCCTCCATGGAGGAAATAACGCAGGTGGTCCGGAACATGGGGGAAACCCTGCAGGACATCCGGACGAGGGCCGAAGAATCGGCCCTTGCGGACGAACGGGTAAAAGAAGAGGTGTCGTCCGGAGAGAAGGTCTTCAAGGAAGCCAGTAAGGAGATCGAGAACCTTGACCGATCGACGGACGTTTTCTTCAAGACCATGGAGGATTTGGCGGCCGGATCAGTGGACGTCAGGGATATGGTCAAGGTCATAGACGACGTGATGGATCAGACCAAGCTCCTGGCCCTGAATGCCTCCATTATCGCAGCCCAGGCGGGAACCCATGGAAGAAGCTTCGCCGTCGTAGCCGAGGAGATCGGGAAACTTTCCAGGGATGTCGAGGGCTTCACCGGAAAAATCAAAACCGCCATGGACGGATTTGAAAATGACCTTCAGGAGCTCATCAGGGGTACGGGAAAGATAAAGACTGAGGTAGGTACCGCCGTTGATAATTCCAGAAAGATGGAGGGCATTTTTAACAGGATAAGCCAGAGCTTCGAAAAATCCCACGATATCAGTCTTTCCATAAGAGACGAGACCCAGCGTCAGGCGGAATTCACGGTGAGTGTGGTCGAGACCTCAGGACAGGTCCAGGCCCTGGCTGCAAACCTCAGGGAAGGGGCCGATCAGTACAGGGCCAAAGCGGATATCATTACCAGGTCGGCCAATAGTATGCGGGAGATATCAAACAGATTGACCCGCACGGCCAAAAGCAACCAGTCCGAGAGTAAAACTCTGCTTCAGACGGTCAACGACTCCGAGCAGATCTTCGAGACACTCTTCGTAAGTCTCCAGGAGTGGAGGGAGTTGGGAAAGGACCTGCTTAAGGAGCTGGAGACTTTCGGGGTTTAGCCCTACCCTCTACCTCCCTCCCCCCGTCCACGCCGGAACCTCAATCGTATGGGGTTTCCGGCGAAGCCGGCCTCTTCCCTGATCCGCCCCTCAAGGTATTTCACATAGTTCTCCCTGATCTCGCCGGGACGATTTGTGAAGATAAGGAAGGTAGGTGGATGGGTCAAAGTCTGGGTAGCGTAGTAAAAGCGGACCCGCCTGCCCCTTACCAGAGGGGGCTGGTGACGCTCAACAGCCCTTACCAAAAGGTCGTTCAGCTCCCTTGTGGGGATCTTTTTCCCGGCTTCCCCGTAGACGGTTTCCACCGCATCAAAGATCCTCCCGACCCGCATCCCGGTGAGGCTCGACAGGGACACTATGGGTGCATGGTTGAAGAAGAAGAGCTGCTCCCGAATATCCTTGCACATACGGTCGAACGTCATATGGTCCTTTTCCATCAGGTCCCATTTGTTTAGAACAACAACCAGCCCTCTGCCGCGATCCTCGGCCAGCCCGGCCAGGCGGATGTCCTGTTCCACCAGGCCCTCAACGCTGTCAAGGAGAAGGAGGCATACATCACACCTTTCCAGTGCGGATATTGCTCTCATGACCGAATGGCGTTCCATGTCCATCCTGATCCTGCTTCGCCTGCGCACTCCAGCCGTATCGACAAACAGATAATGTCTTTCCCCATGCTTCAACAGCGTATCGATACTGTCCATGGTTGTGCCGGGGATCTCGGAAACAAGCAGCCTCTCCTCTCCCAGGATACGGTTGATCAGGGTGGATTTCCCCGTATTTGGACGTCCGATCACGGCAACCCGTATATCCCATTGCTCCCGGGTGGTCTCTCCCGCATCCGGCAGGTCCAAAACAACCTTCTCCAACAGTTCAGCCACCCCGGCCCCGTGAAGCGCTGAAACGGGCATCACACTGCCTAACCCCAGTTCAAAAAACTCCGCGGCTTCCATCTCACGCTTGTCCCCCTCGGACTTGTTGGCGACAACGATGACCGGTTTTTCGGTCCTCCTGAGAACGTCGGCAACCTCCATGTCGGCGGGTGTAAGGCCGTCGCGGGTATCCAGAACAAAAAGAATGACGTCCGCTTCTCCTATTGCCAGCATGGCCTGATCCCGGATAAGGGGAAAAAATCCCTCCTCAACGGTGGGGTCCAGTCCCCCCGTATCCACCAGGGTAAATTCCCTTCCCGTCCACGAGGCGACACCGTAGTTTCTGTCCCTGGTAACCCCGGAGGTGTCATCCACGATGGCCTTTCTCCTGCCCAGAATCCGGTTGAACAGGGTTGATTTGCCTACATTGGGACGTCCCACGATGGCTACGACCGGCATCTTCTCAACCCCCCTTTTTCAGGTCCTTGATGAAGTCCGCCTGCAGGTCATGGATCCCCTTTCCGGTATAGGACATCATGGCTTCCTCGAGGGAGAGCCCCCGCTGCAGATCCGATACGATAACCGGGATCATATTTTCCCCGTATTTTCCTTCCAGGTATTCAATAAATAGATAACTGGCCGCATAGGCCATGTTCCTCTTATCGGCGGGAAGGCTGACGTAACTGTCACCGAAAGAAAGCAGATCGAGAGAAAAGGCACCCTTCATGGCGTCCCGCAAAACCCTCTTCATCTCCACCGTTTTCCTTGCGGACGGCCTCTCCCCCAACTTCTGAGCCACTCCCTCCTGGAACCAGGCGGGAAGAACGCCGCCTGCCTGACGAAGGAGGGCGTGAACCATCTCATGACGAACAGTTCGGGTCAACACATCCCTGTCGTTTAATGAATCTCCCAGGTAGAGACGTATCCTCCCATCGTAGATACCTTTGAAAGCCGGGTCCACCGGTTTGGCTTTTTCACCCAGGTCCTCGGTCATGAGCAGAACATCGATGGGATGGGAGGGGAAAATCCCAAGGGCCGCGGTCAGGGAATCCATCTCCTCCTGTAGAATGGCCAGCAGTTCCCCCTCGAACTCAAGCTGTCTGGCCCCGCTGTAAAGCAGCCGGAAATACTGCCCCTTCTCGGCCACCATACCTTTATCCTCCTCCATGAGGCTCTCCAGGCGGGCGATATACTCACGGAGATTGGGAAGATCGGGATGGAACGCGGCCAATCTCACGGCGAGATTCCACGCGTCCTTGTATCTGCCATCTTCATAGTAACGGCGGGAGAGGCTGTTTAAAGCTTCCGGATTTTCCGGCCATACGCTCAGGGCTTCCTTTAACAGGGCTTCATTTTCCTCGATCCCTCGACCATTTTCCGCCGTCCGGGATAACCGGGCCAACCCCAGGGAGAGATTTTGGGCGATAACCGAATCTCCAGGTTTTGCGGCCCTCGCAGCACGGAGAATTTTCACGGCTCTCTCAAATTTCCCCTCCTTCATAAAGGTGATCCCCTGTTGGTTCAGGGCATGCGAGTCCGTCACTTTTCTATTTTCCAAAACGGGTTTTGGTCCCGTGAACGATGGCAGCCCTCTGTTGATGGCCAGAATCACGATGATGCACCCCACCCCTGCGATCAGCACTGCAACGGCCTTATTCATGGGGCATATCCATCCTTTTGCCGGCCCCAGGGTGTTCCAACGATTCGGCGGGACCGTCATATACCGGCAGGATCTGCTCCGGGCGGTTTACGATAATCTCCGGACCATTGTACTCCTGGACCTTCCCCAGAACGTACACTGTACGTCCCAGGAGATCCTCAGGGTTAAGCCCCATGGATGCAAACCGGGCCCGCCCCCTGGAAAAGAGAACTATTGTAAAGTCCGTCCTCCAGTTATCCCCGAAGTTGAGGTGAATAACCTTGCGTCCGCGATGGACGTTTCGAATCGTCCCGAAGACAACGCTCTGTCTCCCCACGACCGCGCCGGCATCTTGATCCTTCACCACCTGGAAAGCGCTGGAGCTGTAAATCCCCTTCCGCCCCTTAATGGCGCTTCCGGCCGCCCTGATTGAATGATCAGCGACTAAAGCGCCGCAGGGCGGTATCAACAGCGGAACCGCCAATCCCTCCCTTAAAAGACTGG contains:
- the otsB gene encoding trehalose-phosphatase, giving the protein MNREGHEQIDSLWEALEAAEHDKRVLMLDYDGTLAPLDVDRRKAFPYEGVREELGAIIDSGRCRLVIISGRGIMDLVRLLGLDPFPEIWGCHGMERLLSNGHLTTGDILEEEMRGFIEADEWARDAGIGEISERKPGCVALHFAGAVGISDEMSANARKAWFRIARRRGLVLNDFYGGIELRPPGHDKGNAVRTVLDEAGADAVSAYLGDGLSDEDAFQAIKGRGLGVLARAEWRPTDAQAWVRPPVQLLEFLKKWSQICGGR
- a CDS encoding GAF domain-containing protein, encoding MMAKIKTRQGFEDEMRHRMGNQIITNALKGGLIGICAPVGWLAIDILFFRPHGSPLSVYLADQIVGDIRTLSTLLYMLLGTSLAMGIFGALIGKKNMKLLNEERKMSDTNKLFIQKEEQFEQRLFNLQNRMRGITKVSASIQRSADLKAVFRLCADGIHDVLNFDRVNIFLVNKKTGMLECQETRGNLNEAIADIQVPLNEAGGILNLTIKNDRPYVVRGSEEMKPEYILQHPYDLIKAIRSVSFMLIPFHDGDEPVGLFAVDNKFKKTAIHDEEVDIIRVLADQTSVAISNIRLIQGIRRMDYLMSQAFKTIKDRRERYAQETQKLALATTSFRKSADTMTMDAEEMLTASDQEMKVAEDFDRAGVEVADQMDDLTSSMEEITQVVRNMGETLQDIRTRAEESALADERVKEEVSSGEKVFKEASKEIENLDRSTDVFFKTMEDLAAGSVDVRDMVKVIDDVMDQTKLLALNASIIAAQAGTHGRSFAVVAEEIGKLSRDVEGFTGKIKTAMDGFENDLQELIRGTGKIKTEVGTAVDNSRKMEGIFNRISQSFEKSHDISLSIRDETQRQAEFTVSVVETSGQVQALAANLREGADQYRAKADIITRSANSMREISNRLTRTAKSNQSESKTLLQTVNDSEQIFETLFVSLQEWRELGKDLLKELETFGV
- a CDS encoding ribosome biogenesis GTPase Der, which produces MPVVAIVGRPNVGKSTLFNRILGRRKAIVDDTSGVTRDRNYGVASWTGREFTLVDTGGLDPTVEEGFFPLIRDQAMLAIGEADVILFVLDTRDGLTPADMEVADVLRRTEKPVIVVANKSEGDKREMEAAEFFELGLGSVMPVSALHGAGVAELLEKVVLDLPDAGETTREQWDIRVAVIGRPNTGKSTLINRILGEERLLVSEIPGTTMDSIDTLLKHGERHYLFVDTAGVRRRSRIRMDMERHSVMRAISALERCDVCLLLLDSVEGLVEQDIRLAGLAEDRGRGLVVVLNKWDLMEKDHMTFDRMCKDIREQLFFFNHAPIVSLSSLTGMRVGRIFDAVETVYGEAGKKIPTRELNDLLVRAVERHQPPLVRGRRVRFYYATQTLTHPPTFLIFTNRPGEIRENYVKYLEGRIREEAGFAGNPIRLRFRRGRGEGGRG